A window of Exiguobacterium sp. FSL W8-0210 contains these coding sequences:
- a CDS encoding acetoacetate decarboxylase, protein MRQEDVKNIVATPINAPVFPAVDIFFRNREYLNIIYETDIEALQAVVPEPLEVLSNQIKFEIINMPDSTGLGSYLECGQVIPVRYQGEVGEFYLSMYVNNQPAIASGREVAAFPKKYGSPRLYLDNDVLVGTLDYHSLRVAQATMGYKYVPMAVEEAQSIIGAPQFMLKQHRGYQGELIISELTRSQITDLEIKEAYRGPARLQLFEHVMAPLADFPVRKIVDAQHIIADLRLGGPAKLYDYLTD, encoded by the coding sequence ATGAGACAGGAAGATGTAAAAAATATCGTCGCGACACCGATCAATGCACCGGTCTTTCCGGCGGTCGATATCTTCTTTCGGAATCGGGAATACTTGAACATCATCTATGAGACGGACATCGAAGCGTTACAAGCAGTCGTTCCGGAACCGCTCGAGGTGCTGAGTAATCAGATCAAGTTTGAGATCATCAACATGCCGGATAGCACAGGTCTTGGGAGTTATCTCGAGTGCGGGCAAGTCATTCCGGTTCGGTATCAAGGAGAGGTCGGTGAGTTTTACCTCTCGATGTATGTCAACAATCAGCCGGCGATCGCCTCTGGTCGTGAAGTGGCTGCGTTTCCGAAGAAGTATGGTTCACCCCGGCTTTATCTCGACAATGATGTACTCGTTGGAACGCTTGACTACCATTCACTCCGTGTCGCCCAAGCGACGATGGGATACAAGTATGTTCCGATGGCAGTCGAAGAAGCACAATCGATCATCGGTGCGCCGCAGTTCATGCTCAAACAGCATCGCGGTTATCAAGGCGAGTTGATCATCTCCGAGCTGACGCGGAGTCAAATCACGGATCTTGAGATTAAAGAAGCATACCGTGGACCAGCGCGACTTCAGTTATTCGAACATGTCATGGCACCACTCGCTGACTTCCCTGTTCGGAAGATCGTCGATGCCCAGCATATCATCGCTGATCTTCGACTTGGTGGACCTGCGAAACTGTATGATTATTTAACGGATTAA
- a CDS encoding bifunctional 2',3'-cyclic-nucleotide 2'-phosphodiesterase/3'-nucleotidase gives MKKATKLVIASTLIAPMLVPVVQVKTLAADNSVVKLRFLETTDLHTNSMNYDYFKDAQDETIGLVKAATVIKKQQAEVGVTNSFLFDNGDTLQGTPFGDYVKNQYDKGNKGKHPMYELMEYLGYDAVTLGNHEFNFGLDFLKSAMSASSGSIKFVNSNVLDAVTKKPIVADYNKDGKDYQIIERQVKDQNGDMKTVKVGVFGVVTPQIMAWDAGNLTGKVTAEDIIPTAKATAKKLKDAGADVVVALAHTGIGDTTDQKDGDENVGYALTKVADIDVLMTGHQHGKFPAADSAFNKLPNVDATNGLINGKPVVMANTQGKNVGVIDLQLKQVDGKWVVDTSGAKLADVTKDTTADAGAVKLIEKAHEGTLAYIRQEVGTINDDIQSFFALAQDDDSVQFVTNAQKWYVEKQLKENADLAKYKDLPLLSAGAPFKTGGRNQVNASDYTLIKKGPIALKNVADLYVYPNTLEVVKVTGADVKDWLEMSAGQFNQVGGEQTNLLNKEFRSYNFDILDGLTYEIDITKPAKFDFNGVVVNKDANRVQNIKYQGKAIADDQEFLVATNNYRAGSATFPGLGGGKNIVYKSAYETRNVISDFIKAKQPVDYKADDNWSLVASKPTTVSFDSAAAAAPYVKRYEGITNTGETRPGETGTFLKFNMNVPMKDFTVSAKAVKPGAKVVTGQAVPGAKVTVKLGEKVLGTATANEAGQYEVVTRPLKLRDKLTIVSELSFMKTETNVKVGTGVVSTPAIDKKSAVYGSTVLRGKATEGLDVTLYKGSTKIAKAKTTASGFKIAVKNGLTTGTYTVKSTDISNKITKKASFTIKNTYPVKKWSGKKTLTGKVEKRQIVRLYQKTESGYQLIAQDVADQHGNYVLKMRKALKNGSYKLNIYTAKDHLDQSRYFITK, from the coding sequence ATGAAAAAAGCAACGAAACTCGTCATCGCGTCGACATTGATCGCACCGATGCTCGTACCAGTCGTTCAAGTCAAGACACTTGCTGCCGACAACAGTGTCGTCAAGTTACGCTTCTTAGAAACAACGGATTTACATACGAACTCAATGAACTACGATTACTTCAAGGATGCGCAGGACGAAACGATTGGTCTCGTCAAAGCGGCTACAGTCATCAAAAAGCAACAAGCTGAAGTGGGCGTTACGAATAGCTTCTTGTTCGATAACGGAGATACACTTCAAGGAACGCCATTCGGTGATTACGTCAAGAATCAGTATGACAAAGGAAACAAAGGCAAACATCCGATGTATGAATTGATGGAATACCTCGGTTATGATGCGGTCACGCTCGGAAACCATGAATTCAACTTCGGTCTTGATTTCCTCAAGTCAGCGATGAGTGCTTCGAGCGGTTCAATCAAGTTCGTCAACTCGAACGTATTGGATGCAGTCACGAAAAAGCCGATCGTCGCGGACTACAACAAAGATGGAAAAGACTATCAAATCATCGAACGTCAAGTCAAGGACCAGAACGGTGACATGAAAACAGTCAAGGTGGGTGTGTTCGGAGTCGTCACGCCACAAATCATGGCATGGGATGCGGGGAACCTGACGGGGAAAGTCACGGCTGAAGATATCATCCCGACTGCTAAAGCAACAGCGAAAAAATTAAAAGATGCTGGCGCAGACGTCGTCGTAGCACTCGCACACACAGGGATCGGAGATACGACGGATCAAAAAGATGGCGATGAGAACGTTGGCTACGCGTTGACGAAAGTCGCAGACATCGATGTCTTGATGACAGGTCATCAGCACGGGAAGTTCCCAGCAGCCGATTCAGCGTTCAACAAGCTGCCGAACGTTGACGCGACGAACGGTCTAATCAATGGCAAACCGGTCGTCATGGCAAACACACAAGGGAAAAACGTCGGAGTCATCGATCTTCAGTTGAAGCAAGTCGACGGGAAATGGGTCGTTGATACGTCTGGTGCGAAACTAGCGGACGTGACGAAAGACACGACAGCAGATGCCGGTGCTGTCAAGTTGATCGAAAAAGCACATGAAGGAACGCTCGCTTACATTCGTCAAGAAGTCGGGACGATCAATGATGATATCCAGAGCTTCTTCGCTCTCGCGCAAGACGATGATTCAGTTCAGTTCGTAACGAACGCTCAGAAATGGTATGTCGAGAAACAACTCAAAGAAAATGCCGATCTTGCGAAATATAAAGATCTCCCGTTGTTGTCTGCTGGTGCACCATTCAAGACAGGTGGTCGTAACCAGGTCAACGCATCTGATTACACCTTGATCAAAAAAGGACCAATCGCACTCAAGAACGTCGCCGATCTCTATGTTTATCCGAATACACTCGAAGTCGTCAAAGTAACAGGGGCTGACGTCAAAGACTGGCTCGAAATGTCAGCTGGTCAGTTCAACCAAGTCGGCGGTGAGCAAACGAACTTGTTGAACAAAGAATTCCGTAGTTATAACTTTGATATCCTCGATGGATTGACGTATGAAATCGACATCACGAAACCAGCGAAGTTCGACTTTAACGGTGTCGTTGTCAATAAAGACGCAAATCGCGTCCAAAATATCAAGTATCAAGGTAAAGCGATCGCAGACGATCAAGAATTCCTTGTCGCGACGAACAACTACCGCGCAGGCAGTGCGACGTTCCCAGGTCTTGGTGGCGGAAAGAATATCGTCTACAAATCAGCCTACGAAACACGTAATGTCATCTCGGACTTCATCAAAGCGAAACAACCGGTTGATTATAAAGCTGATGACAACTGGTCACTCGTCGCAAGCAAACCGACGACGGTCAGCTTTGATTCAGCGGCTGCAGCTGCACCGTACGTCAAGCGGTATGAAGGCATCACGAACACAGGTGAAACACGTCCAGGTGAGACAGGTACGTTCCTTAAATTCAATATGAACGTTCCGATGAAAGACTTCACGGTCTCGGCAAAAGCAGTTAAACCGGGTGCAAAAGTCGTTACTGGTCAAGCCGTTCCAGGTGCGAAAGTCACAGTCAAACTTGGCGAAAAAGTCCTTGGAACAGCAACAGCAAACGAAGCGGGTCAATACGAAGTCGTGACACGTCCGCTCAAATTGCGTGACAAGTTGACGATCGTCTCGGAACTCAGCTTTATGAAGACAGAAACGAACGTCAAAGTCGGAACAGGTGTCGTTTCGACACCAGCGATCGATAAAAAGTCAGCAGTCTACGGTTCAACGGTCCTCCGCGGTAAAGCAACGGAAGGCCTTGACGTGACGCTCTATAAAGGATCAACGAAGATCGCGAAAGCGAAAACGACGGCAAGCGGCTTCAAGATTGCGGTCAAGAACGGTCTAACGACAGGTACGTACACGGTCAAGTCGACAGACATCTCGAACAAGATCACGAAAAAAGCGTCGTTCACGATCAAGAACACGTATCCGGTCAAAAAATGGTCAGGCAAAAAGACGTTGACAGGTAAAGTCGAAAAACGACAAATCGTCCGCCTCTACCAAAAAACAGAATCTGGTTATCAATTGATCGCTCAAGACGTGGCGGATCAGCACGGGAACTATGTCTTGAAGATGCGTAAGGCATTGAAGAACGGCTCGTACAAACTCAACATCTATACAGCGAAAGATCATCTCGATCAGTCACGCTACTTCATCACGAAGTAA
- a CDS encoding GrpB family protein: protein MRQVIVLPYQSEWASEYSREADHLREVFGARLKQIHHMGSTSVPGLAAKPIIDILPVVDALEGIEQFDEPMKALGYEAKGEFGMPGRRYYRKGGDERTHHIHLYAAGNPEIMRHLVFRDYLRTHPEEAAAYGALKEQLATTYPFDIEAYIAGKDAFVKELELRAIAWGNAHD, encoded by the coding sequence ATGCGACAAGTCATTGTGTTACCGTATCAATCAGAATGGGCGAGTGAATACTCACGAGAAGCGGACCACTTACGGGAGGTGTTCGGAGCACGCCTTAAGCAGATTCATCATATGGGGAGTACATCAGTTCCGGGACTCGCAGCAAAGCCGATCATCGATATCCTGCCTGTCGTCGATGCGCTCGAGGGAATCGAGCAGTTTGATGAACCGATGAAAGCACTCGGTTACGAAGCGAAGGGTGAATTCGGCATGCCGGGACGCCGCTATTACCGAAAAGGCGGCGACGAACGGACGCATCACATCCATCTCTATGCGGCGGGAAATCCAGAAATCATGCGTCATCTCGTCTTCCGGGATTACTTACGTACCCATCCAGAAGAAGCCGCTGCTTACGGAGCATTAAAGGAACAATTAGCGACAACATATCCGTTCGATATCGAAGCCTATATCGCCGGCAAGGATGCGTTCGTCAAGGAACTCGAACTCCGCGCAATTGCTTGGGGGAACGCGCATGACTGA
- a CDS encoding ketopantoate reductase family protein, with product MKIGIYGAGSLGTIMGAYLSQQYEDVDLIDTNRAHIEALNTTGAHVIGPDLTQAVHAMHPDDVTEMYDIVLLLTKQVYNEPVLAKVRTILKEDGILVSLQNGVPEEFIQQQIPRERIIAGSVEFGATYVGPGESRLTSDYEHFKTYAMQIGELNGKKTDRIVQLKGILDHIGGTEISDNLPGTKWSKLVINSTFSGLSAACNGTYGDVLDHPVLLRAAIHTMQEVVEVGHAHGITFAPMSTFEPAAYATLDDIDEKLITVPQLMHGSRDLEASMLQDLQKGQPTEIRFINGIVTMYGNMYDIKTPFNSLIQEIVEEAQAAKTVPNFETSVARFAALLNA from the coding sequence ATGAAAATCGGAATTTACGGAGCAGGATCACTAGGAACCATCATGGGAGCTTATTTAAGTCAACAGTATGAGGATGTCGATTTGATTGATACGAATCGCGCACATATCGAAGCGCTGAATACAACAGGCGCGCATGTCATTGGACCAGATTTGACGCAAGCCGTCCATGCGATGCATCCGGATGACGTCACGGAGATGTACGATATCGTATTGTTGCTAACGAAGCAGGTCTACAATGAACCGGTCCTGGCGAAAGTCCGGACGATTTTGAAGGAAGACGGTATTCTCGTCTCCTTGCAAAACGGTGTACCGGAAGAATTCATTCAACAACAGATTCCACGCGAACGCATCATCGCGGGATCCGTCGAGTTCGGAGCGACGTACGTCGGACCAGGTGAGTCACGTCTGACATCGGATTACGAGCATTTCAAGACGTATGCGATGCAAATCGGTGAACTGAACGGCAAGAAGACGGACCGGATCGTCCAACTGAAGGGCATCCTTGATCACATCGGTGGGACGGAGATCTCTGATAATCTACCGGGAACGAAATGGTCAAAACTCGTCATCAATAGTACGTTCAGTGGGTTATCCGCTGCGTGTAACGGTACGTATGGCGACGTTCTCGATCATCCGGTCTTGCTACGGGCAGCGATCCATACGATGCAGGAAGTCGTTGAAGTCGGTCACGCCCACGGCATCACATTCGCGCCGATGAGTACGTTTGAGCCGGCAGCCTACGCAACACTAGACGATATCGATGAAAAACTGATCACCGTGCCACAATTGATGCACGGGTCGCGTGACTTAGAAGCGAGCATGTTGCAGGACTTACAAAAAGGGCAACCGACCGAAATTCGTTTCATTAATGGGATCGTCACGATGTATGGCAACATGTACGATATCAAAACGCCGTTCAACTCACTCATTCAAGAAATCGTCGAAGAAGCGCAAGCAGCGAAGACAGTTCCTAATTTTGAAACAAGTGTCGCACGCTTTGCCGCATTGTTAAACGCATAA
- a CDS encoding DinB family protein: MTDWERALIRHVSVGVKTSKVLFEKIEAQDWDAQPIPGKRTVGEVAVHLAVLLEADLMIAEGATAEAMQAFYAEPVMCNQLSERINQAFRVYQEKVTIGFLTRPTYWEVTDSMNGWAIEAAVHLYHHRSQLFDYLNILGYELEISLFE, from the coding sequence ATGACTGACTGGGAACGTGCTCTCATTCGCCATGTCAGTGTTGGTGTAAAGACGTCGAAAGTCTTGTTTGAGAAGATCGAGGCGCAGGACTGGGACGCGCAACCGATCCCCGGGAAGCGGACCGTCGGTGAAGTCGCCGTCCATCTTGCTGTATTGCTTGAAGCCGATTTGATGATCGCAGAAGGAGCAACGGCAGAAGCGATGCAGGCATTTTATGCGGAACCGGTCATGTGCAATCAGTTATCAGAGCGAATCAATCAAGCCTTTCGGGTCTATCAAGAAAAAGTCACAATCGGATTTTTGACGCGTCCGACGTACTGGGAGGTTACCGACTCGATGAACGGCTGGGCGATCGAAGCAGCCGTGCATCTCTATCATCATCGATCCCAGTTATTTGATTACTTGAACATCCTTGGGTACGAACTAGAGATCTCGTTATTTGAATGA
- a CDS encoding Na+/H+ antiporter family protein — MNAVLFAVFLLFILAIFRVHIVLAMVISAFAGGLVGGLDLTKTTEAFAGGLGDGAEIALSYALLGAFAVALSKTGLPDALAHSLIARSRGNASAASVKKLKGFILFAILLLAISSQNVLPIHIAFIPIIIPPLLGLFNQLKMDRRRIAIIMTFGLVTPYMFLPVGFGDIYLNQILLKNLKANGLDTAGASVIEAMAIPALGMVVGLLIGLYSYRKERTYEMRDIAPDDYEIPVITKTKLVLSGIVVIATLIVQLQTESMILAATTGLILFLLLRLVRFSEADDVITRGMRMMSFIGFVMISANGFSNVLRKTGDIEPLVENSKALMGDSQLVAAFVMLLIGLLVTMGIGSSFSTVPIIAAIFVPLCIQYGFSLEATIAIIGTAGALGDAGSPASDSTLGPTSGLNADGQHDHMRETVIPTFLHYNIPLLIFGTIAAVVL; from the coding sequence ATAAACGCCGTATTGTTTGCCGTCTTTTTACTGTTTATTTTAGCGATCTTCCGCGTCCACATCGTGCTCGCGATGGTCATCAGTGCGTTTGCCGGTGGTCTCGTCGGTGGTCTTGATTTAACGAAAACAACCGAAGCGTTTGCCGGTGGTCTTGGTGACGGGGCAGAAATCGCCCTGAGCTACGCGTTGCTCGGTGCATTTGCCGTTGCCCTCTCGAAAACGGGCTTACCGGATGCACTCGCTCACTCTTTGATTGCACGCTCGCGTGGTAACGCAAGTGCCGCTTCCGTCAAAAAATTAAAAGGATTCATCTTGTTTGCGATTCTTTTGCTTGCGATCAGTTCACAAAACGTGTTGCCGATCCACATCGCTTTCATTCCAATCATCATTCCGCCGCTTCTTGGTCTCTTCAATCAATTGAAGATGGATCGACGCCGGATTGCGATCATCATGACGTTTGGTCTTGTGACACCATACATGTTCCTACCAGTTGGTTTCGGAGACATTTACCTCAACCAGATTCTATTAAAGAACTTGAAGGCAAATGGTCTCGATACAGCAGGAGCATCCGTCATCGAAGCGATGGCGATTCCAGCACTCGGGATGGTCGTCGGTCTCTTGATAGGTCTATACTCATATCGTAAAGAACGGACATATGAGATGCGTGACATCGCACCGGACGATTATGAAATCCCAGTCATCACGAAAACGAAGCTTGTCTTAAGTGGTATCGTCGTCATCGCGACATTGATCGTCCAACTGCAAACGGAGTCGATGATTCTCGCTGCGACGACGGGGTTGATTCTCTTCTTGCTTCTTCGTCTTGTTCGTTTCAGTGAAGCAGATGACGTCATTACACGCGGTATGCGCATGATGTCATTCATCGGTTTCGTCATGATTTCAGCGAACGGCTTCTCGAACGTCTTGCGTAAGACGGGCGATATCGAGCCACTCGTCGAGAATTCGAAAGCGTTGATGGGCGATTCACAACTCGTTGCCGCCTTTGTCATGCTCTTGATTGGTCTTCTCGTCACGATGGGGATCGGCTCGAGTTTCTCGACCGTTCCGATCATCGCTGCCATCTTCGTTCCACTTTGTATCCAGTACGGATTCAGCTTAGAAGCGACGATTGCCATCATCGGTACAGCCGGTGCGCTCGGTGACGCGGGTAGCCCGGCGTCTGACTCGACACTCGGACCAACGAGTGGTTTGAATGCTGATGGTCAGCACGATCACATGCGAGAAACGGTCATTCCGACGTTCCTGCATTACAACATTCCATTACTCATCTTCGGTACGATCGCTGCGGTCGTATTATAA
- a CDS encoding beta-class carbonic anhydrase — translation MSVVQEMLAFNERFVAEKQYEQFVSDKFPDKKVVILTCMDARLTELLPHALGLKNGDAKIIKNAGAILSHPFGSVMRSILVALYALGAEEVVVIGHHDCGMSTIDPNHMINEMKDRGIDQQILHTLEVSGVDLNQWLRGFTSVQESVAHSVSLVKNHPLLPPGTNVHGLVIDPGTGKLDVVDC, via the coding sequence ATGTCAGTTGTACAGGAAATGCTAGCCTTCAACGAGCGATTCGTCGCCGAAAAACAGTATGAACAGTTCGTCTCGGATAAGTTCCCAGACAAAAAGGTCGTCATCCTGACGTGTATGGATGCCCGCTTGACGGAGCTCCTCCCACACGCACTTGGTCTTAAGAACGGGGATGCGAAGATCATCAAAAATGCCGGTGCTATCCTATCGCACCCATTCGGCTCCGTTATGCGCTCGATTCTCGTTGCGTTGTATGCTCTTGGCGCTGAAGAAGTCGTCGTCATCGGTCACCACGACTGTGGAATGAGCACGATTGATCCTAACCACATGATCAACGAGATGAAGGATCGGGGAATCGACCAACAGATTCTTCATACACTCGAAGTATCCGGGGTTGATTTGAATCAATGGTTGCGTGGCTTCACGTCAGTTCAAGAAAGCGTCGCTCACTCAGTCAGCCTCGTGAAGAACCACCCATTACTGCCACCTGGGACGAACGTCCACGGACTCGTCATCGATCCAGGTACTGGTAAGCTTGACGTCGTCGATTGCTGA
- the adhE gene encoding bifunctional acetaldehyde-CoA/alcohol dehydrogenase — MAVKEKTKSTATPVEQAVGQIVEKGQRALQELLTFDQEKIDTIVRDMALAGLERHVELARLAAEETGRGVFEDKMIKNIFATEYIYNSLRHEKTVGILEEDVQNGITYIAEPVGVVCGVTPVTNPTSTTMFKALIAIKTRNPIVFAFHPSAQRCSVEAAKTLRDAAIKAGAPKDCIQWVEEPSLEATKVLMNHEKIAMVLATGGAGMVKSAYSTGKPALGVGPGNVPCYIEQSAKVKRAVSDLVLSKTFDNGMICASEQAVIVDQEIYATVRAEMEALGCYFCTPEEKQRLESLVIKTDTCAVNADIVGKPATWIAERAGIDVPETTVMLVAELEHVGAAEPLSHEKLSPVLGAYRVASTEEAFTIAEQMLEIGGLGHTAVIHTTNDDLMTAFGLRMKACRILVNSPSAHGGIGDLYNELTPSLTLGCGSYGKNSVSENVTAKHLLNVKKVARRRVNMQWFKVPEKIYFEKNSVQYLRSMTDVSRVMIVTDPTMVQFGYADKVIQNLPQSVSYRIFDQVEPDPSVTTVQTGAQAMRDFKPDLIIALGGGSAMDAAKGMWLFYEQPNETFSNLRQKFLDIRKRAYQFPTLGRQAKFVAIPTTSGTGSEVTPFTVITDKEKNVKYPIADYALTPDVAIVDPEFVMTVPASITADTGMDVLTHATEAYVSVLANDYTDGLALKAIKMIFDYLPRAYANGSDAEAREKVHNASTMAGMAFANAFLGINHSIAHKIGGEFHTPHGRTNAILMPHVIRYNASRPTKLAAFPKYESFVADERYADIARYLGLPAATTEQGVESLIQAVADLGQRLNIKMSFKAQGIQKADFEAKLDKMAVDAFEDQCTTANPKMPLVAELRTIMEQAYEGI; from the coding sequence ATGGCTGTGAAAGAAAAAACAAAATCGACGGCAACGCCGGTCGAACAAGCAGTTGGGCAAATCGTTGAAAAAGGGCAACGTGCATTACAAGAATTACTGACATTCGATCAAGAAAAAATCGACACGATCGTCCGGGATATGGCACTTGCCGGACTTGAACGGCACGTCGAACTCGCTCGTCTCGCAGCAGAAGAGACGGGACGCGGTGTCTTTGAAGATAAGATGATTAAAAACATTTTTGCGACAGAATACATCTACAATAGTCTACGTCATGAAAAAACGGTCGGGATTCTCGAAGAAGATGTCCAAAACGGCATCACCTATATCGCTGAACCGGTTGGTGTCGTCTGTGGTGTCACACCGGTCACGAACCCGACATCAACGACGATGTTCAAAGCATTGATTGCGATCAAGACACGCAACCCGATCGTCTTCGCGTTCCATCCATCGGCACAACGTTGTTCCGTTGAAGCAGCGAAAACACTCCGTGACGCAGCCATCAAAGCCGGGGCACCAAAAGACTGTATTCAATGGGTGGAAGAACCATCACTTGAAGCAACGAAAGTCTTGATGAACCATGAAAAAATCGCCATGGTCCTTGCGACAGGTGGAGCAGGAATGGTCAAATCAGCGTATTCAACTGGTAAACCGGCACTCGGTGTTGGACCAGGGAACGTTCCGTGTTACATCGAACAGTCTGCGAAAGTCAAACGGGCAGTCAGCGATCTTGTTCTCTCAAAAACGTTTGATAACGGGATGATTTGTGCGTCTGAGCAAGCCGTCATCGTCGACCAAGAGATTTATGCGACTGTTCGTGCGGAAATGGAAGCACTCGGTTGTTACTTCTGTACACCGGAAGAAAAACAACGCCTCGAATCACTCGTCATCAAAACCGATACATGTGCCGTCAACGCGGACATCGTCGGGAAACCTGCGACATGGATCGCAGAAAGAGCCGGCATCGACGTTCCGGAAACAACGGTCATGCTCGTCGCGGAACTCGAGCACGTCGGGGCAGCAGAACCACTGTCTCATGAAAAACTCAGTCCGGTCCTCGGTGCGTACCGCGTCGCATCAACCGAAGAAGCGTTCACGATTGCCGAACAGATGCTTGAAATCGGTGGTCTCGGTCATACAGCTGTCATTCATACGACGAACGATGATTTGATGACAGCTTTCGGACTCCGCATGAAAGCCTGCCGGATCCTCGTTAACAGCCCATCTGCTCACGGCGGAATCGGTGATCTGTACAACGAGTTGACACCATCACTGACACTCGGTTGCGGATCATACGGGAAAAACTCTGTTTCTGAAAACGTGACAGCGAAACACTTACTCAACGTCAAAAAGGTGGCGAGACGACGCGTGAACATGCAATGGTTCAAGGTTCCTGAAAAAATCTACTTCGAAAAGAACTCTGTTCAGTACTTGCGGTCGATGACTGACGTCTCACGCGTCATGATAGTCACGGATCCAACGATGGTACAGTTCGGGTATGCCGATAAAGTGATTCAAAACTTGCCACAGTCCGTCAGTTACCGGATCTTTGACCAAGTCGAACCAGATCCATCGGTGACGACTGTTCAGACGGGTGCTCAAGCGATGCGTGACTTCAAACCTGACTTGATCATCGCTCTCGGTGGTGGTTCAGCGATGGATGCTGCAAAAGGAATGTGGCTCTTCTATGAACAACCGAACGAAACGTTCTCAAACTTACGTCAAAAATTCCTCGATATCCGCAAACGGGCGTATCAATTCCCGACACTCGGTCGTCAAGCGAAGTTCGTCGCGATTCCAACGACTTCTGGTACGGGTTCAGAAGTAACACCGTTCACCGTCATCACGGATAAAGAGAAAAACGTCAAATACCCGATTGCTGACTATGCGTTGACACCAGACGTCGCAATCGTTGATCCAGAATTCGTCATGACCGTCCCAGCTTCAATCACTGCTGATACCGGAATGGATGTCTTGACGCATGCGACAGAAGCATACGTCTCGGTGCTTGCGAACGACTACACGGATGGACTGGCACTCAAAGCAATCAAGATGATCTTCGACTACTTGCCACGAGCATATGCTAACGGATCAGACGCCGAAGCACGCGAAAAAGTGCACAATGCGTCAACGATGGCAGGGATGGCATTCGCGAACGCCTTCCTCGGCATCAACCACTCGATCGCACACAAAATCGGTGGCGAGTTCCACACGCCACACGGACGGACGAATGCGATCCTGATGCCACACGTCATTCGCTATAACGCGTCACGTCCAACAAAACTAGCAGCATTCCCGAAATATGAATCATTCGTTGCGGATGAGCGGTATGCCGACATCGCACGCTACCTCGGTCTTCCGGCAGCAACGACGGAGCAAGGGGTCGAATCCCTCATCCAAGCCGTTGCTGATCTTGGACAACGTCTCAACATCAAGATGTCATTCAAGGCGCAAGGCATTCAAAAAGCAGACTTCGAGGCAAAACTCGACAAGATGGCAGTCGATGCTTTCGAGGATCAATGTACGACAGCGAATCCGAAGATGCCGCTTGTCGCTGAGTTACGGACGATCATGGAACAAGCATACGAAGGCATCTAA
- a CDS encoding LysR family transcriptional regulator has translation MELLHLNYFRHVAEELNVTRAAERLFISQPALSTTIKKTGA, from the coding sequence ATGGAACTCTTACATTTGAATTATTTTCGTCACGTCGCGGAGGAATTGAACGTGACGCGTGCTGCCGAACGATTATTCATCAGTCAGCCTGCCCTTAGTACGACGATCAAAAAAACTGGAGCGTGA